One genomic region from Streptomyces sp. NBC_00582 encodes:
- the pepN gene encoding aminopeptidase N, whose translation MPGENLSRDEARERAALLSVDGYDVSLDVRSAVGESRGERTFRSVTTIRFRCNEPGAASFADLIAPSVTSVSLNGRDLDPGEVFDGSRILLEDLAAENELVVDAQCAYSRTGEGLHRFVDPEDGEVYLYTQYEPADSRRVFANFEQPDLKAPFRFEVRAPEEWTVWSNGAGERADGVWRFAETKPVSTYITCVVAGPYHYVTDSYTRDLGDGTTLEIPLGALCRKGLAPYFDTEDVFLITKQGLDFFHDHFDYPYPFGKYDQAFVPEYNLGAMENPGLVTFREEYIFRGKVTRLSYETRANVILHEMAHMWFGDLVTMEWWDDLWLKESFADFMGSFSLVNATRFTQGWITFANRRKAWAYRADQLPSTHPITADIRDLQDAKLNFDGITYAKGASVLKQLVAYVGQDAFLEGARRYFKRHAYGNTRLGDLLSVLAETSGRDMGSWARSWLQTAGVNALTPQVLLDPQGRIAELAVVQEAPESHPELRPHRVAIGLYRREGGALVRYARTEADVDGPRTVVADLVGEAAPELVLVNDDDLTYCKIRFDETSLETLHTHLGDITDPLARALCWSALWNLTRDALLPARDFIALVLRFAGRESDIGVLQMLHAWAESALVHYVAPPLRATGARLLAEGAERELYAAEPGSEHQLAWARFFAQSAEDQAGFELLQGLLDGTSVIEGLDVDQELRWTFLEPLVAHGYADEKALEAELARDDTASGKRHQVRCLAARPSAAVKAQAWALVVESEDLSNALVEATIAGFAQPSQRELLAPYAQKYFAAIERVWSERSIQIAMTIVKGLFPSLQDSPQTLVETDVWLAAHDAAPPALRRLVLEAWDDLARGLRGQARDARAEERH comes from the coding sequence GTGCCCGGTGAGAACCTGTCCCGCGACGAGGCCCGGGAGCGGGCCGCCCTGCTGTCCGTCGACGGGTACGACGTGTCCCTCGACGTGCGGTCGGCCGTGGGCGAGTCCCGAGGGGAGCGCACGTTCCGCTCGGTCACCACGATCCGCTTCCGCTGCAACGAGCCGGGTGCCGCGAGTTTCGCCGATCTGATCGCGCCGAGTGTGACGTCCGTCTCCCTCAACGGCCGCGATCTCGACCCGGGTGAGGTGTTCGACGGGTCCCGGATCCTGCTGGAGGACCTGGCCGCCGAGAACGAGCTGGTGGTGGACGCGCAGTGCGCCTACTCCCGCACCGGCGAGGGTCTGCACCGGTTCGTCGACCCCGAGGACGGCGAGGTCTACCTCTACACGCAGTACGAGCCGGCCGACTCCCGCCGGGTGTTCGCCAACTTCGAGCAGCCCGATCTCAAGGCCCCGTTCCGCTTCGAGGTGCGGGCGCCCGAGGAGTGGACGGTGTGGAGCAACGGCGCCGGCGAGCGCGCCGACGGGGTGTGGCGGTTCGCGGAGACGAAGCCGGTCTCGACGTACATCACCTGTGTGGTGGCCGGCCCGTACCACTACGTCACGGACTCCTACACCCGTGACCTCGGCGACGGTACGACGCTGGAGATCCCGCTCGGCGCGCTGTGCCGCAAGGGCCTCGCGCCCTACTTCGACACCGAGGACGTCTTCCTCATCACGAAGCAGGGCCTGGACTTCTTCCACGACCACTTCGACTACCCGTACCCCTTCGGGAAGTACGACCAGGCGTTCGTGCCGGAGTACAACCTGGGGGCGATGGAGAACCCGGGGCTGGTGACCTTCCGGGAGGAGTACATCTTCCGGGGCAAGGTGACCCGGCTGTCGTACGAGACCCGGGCGAACGTCATCCTGCACGAGATGGCGCACATGTGGTTCGGCGACCTGGTCACCATGGAGTGGTGGGACGACCTGTGGCTGAAGGAGTCCTTCGCGGACTTCATGGGCTCCTTCTCGCTGGTCAACGCCACCCGCTTCACCCAGGGGTGGATCACCTTCGCCAACCGCCGCAAGGCCTGGGCGTACCGCGCGGACCAGCTCCCCTCCACCCATCCGATCACCGCCGACATCCGCGACCTGCAGGACGCCAAGCTCAACTTCGACGGCATCACCTACGCCAAGGGCGCCTCCGTCCTCAAGCAGCTCGTCGCGTACGTCGGGCAGGACGCGTTCCTGGAGGGCGCCCGCCGCTACTTCAAGCGGCACGCGTACGGCAACACCCGCCTCGGCGACCTGCTGTCGGTGCTGGCGGAGACCAGCGGCCGGGACATGGGGAGCTGGGCGCGGTCCTGGCTGCAGACGGCCGGGGTGAACGCGCTGACCCCGCAGGTGCTGCTCGATCCGCAGGGCCGGATCGCCGAGCTCGCGGTGGTGCAGGAGGCGCCGGAGTCGCACCCCGAGCTGCGGCCGCACCGGGTGGCGATCGGGCTGTACCGCCGGGAGGGGGGCGCTCTGGTGCGGTACGCGCGCACCGAGGCCGACGTCGACGGTCCCCGGACGGTCGTGGCGGACCTGGTGGGCGAGGCGGCCCCGGAGCTGGTGCTGGTCAACGACGACGACCTGACGTACTGCAAGATCCGGTTCGACGAGACCTCGCTGGAGACGCTGCACACGCACCTCGGCGACATCACCGACCCGCTGGCCCGCGCGCTGTGCTGGTCGGCGCTGTGGAACCTCACGCGGGACGCGCTGCTGCCCGCCCGGGACTTCATCGCGCTGGTGCTGCGGTTCGCGGGGCGCGAGTCGGACATCGGGGTGTTGCAGATGCTGCACGCGTGGGCGGAGTCGGCGCTGGTGCACTACGTGGCGCCGCCGCTGCGGGCGACGGGGGCGCGGCTGCTCGCCGAGGGCGCCGAGCGGGAGCTGTACGCGGCCGAGCCTGGCAGTGAGCACCAGCTCGCGTGGGCGCGGTTCTTCGCGCAGAGCGCCGAGGACCAGGCCGGTTTCGAGCTGTTGCAGGGTCTGCTGGACGGCACCTCGGTGATCGAGGGGCTGGACGTCGACCAGGAGCTGCGGTGGACGTTCCTGGAGCCGCTGGTAGCGCACGGGTACGCCGACGAGAAGGCCCTGGAGGCGGAGCTCGCCCGGGACGACACGGCGTCCGGCAAGCGCCACCAGGTCCGCTGCCTGGCCGCCCGCCCGTCGGCGGCGGTCAAGGCGCAGGCGTGGGCGCTGGTGGTGGAGTCGGAGGATCTCTCCAACGCCCTGGTGGAGGCGACGATCGCGGGCTTCGCCCAGCCCTCGCAGCGGGAGCTGCTCGCGCCGTACGCGCAGAAGTACTTCGCGGCGATCGAGCGGGTGTGGTCGGAGCGGTCCATCCAGATCGCGATGACGATCGTGAAGGGTCTGTTCCCCTCCCTCCAGGACTCGCCGCAGACCCTGGTGGAGACGGACGTCTGGCTCGCCGCCCACGACGCGGCGCCCCCGGCGCTGCGCCGGCTGGTCCTGGAGGCCTGGGACGATCTGGCCCGGGGCCTGCGCGGCCAGGCGCGTGACGCGAGGGCCGAAGAACGCCACTAG
- a CDS encoding mycothiol-dependent nitroreductase Rv2466c family protein has product MSEKTPVDFWFDPLCPWAWMTSRWVLEVEKVRDIEVRWHIMSLAVLNENKLDELPEEYREMLAVKAWQPVRVVTAAWQLHGADVLGPLYTALGTRIHNNGEGPTVEAIAGALADVGLPASLIDYAEQTDFEFDAQLRASHKEGIEKVGQDVGTPVIAVPGPDGEQIAFFGPVVTPAPKGEEAARLWDGTVAVASVPGFYEIKRTRTKGPDFSNL; this is encoded by the coding sequence ATGTCCGAGAAGACCCCCGTCGACTTCTGGTTCGACCCGCTGTGCCCCTGGGCGTGGATGACCTCCCGCTGGGTCCTCGAAGTCGAGAAGGTCCGGGACATCGAGGTGCGCTGGCACATCATGAGCCTCGCCGTCCTCAACGAGAACAAGCTGGACGAGCTGCCCGAGGAGTACCGCGAGATGCTCGCGGTCAAGGCCTGGCAGCCGGTACGCGTGGTCACCGCCGCCTGGCAGCTCCACGGCGCCGACGTCCTCGGCCCCCTCTACACCGCGCTCGGCACCCGCATCCACAACAACGGCGAGGGCCCGACGGTCGAGGCGATAGCCGGCGCGCTGGCGGACGTGGGCCTGCCCGCCTCCCTCATCGACTACGCCGAGCAGACCGACTTCGAGTTCGACGCCCAGCTGCGCGCCTCCCACAAGGAGGGCATCGAGAAGGTCGGACAGGACGTCGGCACCCCCGTCATCGCCGTCCCCGGCCCCGACGGCGAGCAGATCGCCTTCTTCGGCCCGGTCGTCACCCCCGCCCCGAAGGGCGAGGAGGCCGCCCGCCTCTGGGACGGCACCGTCGCGGTCGCCTCGGTCCCCGGCTTCTACGAGATCAAGCGCACCCGTACCAAGGGCCCTGACTTCAGCAATCTGTGA
- a CDS encoding SAM-dependent methyltransferase gives MTEIDTSVPHSARIWNYWLGGKDNYPVDEAAGDAYTAVFPGIVTLARSSRAFLGRSITHLVEEAGIRQFLDVGTGLPTVDNTHEVAQRLAPESKIVYVDNDPLVLAHARALLTSSSEGATSYEDLSLYEPDRILQAAARTLDLSRPTALILSGILGHVDGYDRARDLVRAFLDGLPSGSYLSLNEGSRGTDPVYEQAQDAYNETGAVPYFLRPIEQIEGYFEGLDLVDPGVVSVPLWRPAPGADTTPIGQHGGLARKP, from the coding sequence ATGACGGAGATCGACACCTCGGTGCCGCACTCGGCCCGCATCTGGAACTACTGGCTGGGCGGCAAGGACAACTACCCGGTGGACGAGGCGGCCGGTGACGCCTACACCGCCGTCTTCCCCGGCATCGTCACCCTCGCCCGCAGCAGCCGCGCCTTCCTCGGCCGCTCCATCACCCATCTGGTCGAGGAGGCGGGCATCCGCCAGTTCCTCGACGTCGGCACCGGACTGCCCACGGTCGACAACACCCACGAGGTCGCCCAGCGCCTGGCCCCCGAGTCGAAGATCGTCTACGTCGACAACGACCCCCTGGTCCTCGCCCACGCCCGCGCCCTGCTCACCTCCAGCAGCGAGGGCGCGACCTCCTACGAGGACCTCAGCCTCTACGAGCCCGACCGCATCCTCCAGGCGGCCGCCCGCACCCTCGACCTCTCCCGGCCGACGGCCCTGATCCTCAGCGGCATCCTCGGCCACGTCGACGGCTACGACCGCGCCCGCGACCTCGTCCGCGCCTTCCTGGACGGTCTCCCCTCCGGCAGCTACCTCTCCCTCAACGAGGGCTCCCGGGGCACCGACCCGGTCTACGAGCAGGCCCAGGACGCCTACAACGAGACCGGCGCGGTCCCGTACTTCCTGCGCCCGATCGAGCAGATCGAGGGCTACTTCGAGGGCCTGGACCTCGTCGACCCGGGAGTCGTCTCCGTCCCCCTGTGGCGTCCCGCCCCGGGTGCCGACACGACCCCGATCGGCCAGCACGGCGGGCTGGCCCGCAAGCCCTGA
- a CDS encoding TauD/TfdA dioxygenase family protein has product MTLDIRKVTANIGAHVFGVDIAKPLDEETYAALREALNVHKALVFDGVNLDDETHQAFVRHFGEVTTAHPTVPSVDGTPNVLPVDSERGRAANHWHTDVTFVLNPPQATTLRSLTVPPYGGETLIASSAAAYRDLPEPLRRLADTLWAEHTNDYDYAVPEEALDEEQAAARAQFTSIKYRTVHPVVRVHPLTGERGLFIGGFAQRIVGLSVGESRRILDLLQSYVTRPENVLRHRWSENQLVVFDNRITQHYAIDNYDGAPRRLHRVTAAGDVPVGVEGKESYSIEGDAAHYTSVAA; this is encoded by the coding sequence ATGACGCTCGACATCCGCAAGGTCACCGCGAACATCGGCGCCCACGTCTTCGGTGTGGACATCGCCAAGCCCCTCGACGAGGAGACCTACGCCGCCCTGCGGGAGGCGCTCAACGTCCACAAGGCGCTGGTCTTCGACGGGGTGAACCTCGACGACGAGACCCACCAGGCCTTCGTCCGCCACTTCGGCGAGGTCACCACCGCCCACCCGACCGTCCCCTCCGTCGACGGCACCCCGAACGTCCTGCCCGTCGACAGCGAGCGCGGCCGGGCCGCCAACCACTGGCACACCGACGTGACGTTCGTCCTCAACCCGCCCCAGGCGACCACCCTGCGCAGCCTGACGGTCCCGCCGTACGGCGGCGAGACGCTGATCGCGAGCTCCGCGGCCGCCTACCGCGACCTGCCCGAGCCGCTGCGGCGGCTGGCCGACACCCTGTGGGCGGAGCACACCAACGACTACGACTACGCCGTGCCGGAGGAGGCGCTCGACGAGGAACAGGCCGCCGCCCGCGCCCAGTTCACGTCCATCAAGTACCGCACGGTCCATCCGGTGGTGCGGGTCCACCCGCTGACCGGTGAACGCGGGCTGTTCATCGGCGGGTTCGCCCAGCGGATCGTGGGACTGTCGGTCGGCGAGTCCCGCAGGATCCTCGATCTGCTCCAGTCGTACGTGACCCGGCCGGAGAACGTCCTGCGCCACCGCTGGTCCGAGAACCAGCTCGTCGTCTTCGACAACCGGATCACCCAGCACTACGCCATCGACAACTACGACGGCGCGCCGCGCCGACTGCACCGGGTGACGGCCGCGGGTGACGTGCCGGTGGGCGTCGAGGGCAAGGAGAGCTACTCGATCGAGGGGGACGCGGCGCACTACACGTCCGTGGCGGCGTAA
- a CDS encoding LLM class flavin-dependent oxidoreductase — protein MSSRKLHLNAFLMNTGHHEASWRLPESDPHAHVEPAHYVRLARTAERGTFDSLFLADGPQLWGSVAQRPAGALEPLTLLTALATATEHIGLIATASTSYNSPYNLARKFASLDIISGGRAGWNIVTTAGAEAARNFGLDAEPPHAERYARAAEFLDVALKLWDSWEDDTILADKASGVWGDDAKIHPPRHRGTYFSVEGALNVPRSPQGYPLLVQAGSSQDGKEFAARYAEAVFTAQQTLADAQAFYAGLKARTGAAGRDPEHLKVLPGIVPVIGSTEAEAREHEQVLEDHIVHRHGVANLERLLQLPLGTLELDAELPADLPSEDAVEGAKSRYTLVVELARRDRLTVRQLIGRLGGGRGHLTFAGTPEQIADTIETWFTQGAADGFNIMPAVLPSGLDAFVDHVVPILRARGLLRTEYGPRRTLRERYGLPRPANQYVKTPALV, from the coding sequence GTGAGTTCGAGAAAGCTGCACCTCAACGCGTTCCTGATGAACACCGGCCACCACGAGGCGTCCTGGCGGCTGCCGGAGAGCGACCCGCACGCCCATGTCGAGCCGGCCCACTACGTCCGGCTCGCCCGGACCGCCGAACGCGGCACCTTCGACTCCCTCTTCCTCGCCGACGGGCCGCAGCTGTGGGGCAGTGTCGCGCAGCGTCCGGCCGGGGCGCTGGAGCCGCTGACGCTGCTCACGGCGCTGGCGACGGCGACCGAGCACATCGGGCTGATCGCCACGGCCTCCACGTCCTACAACTCCCCCTACAACCTGGCCCGCAAGTTCGCCTCCCTGGACATCATCAGCGGCGGCCGGGCGGGCTGGAACATCGTCACCACGGCGGGCGCGGAGGCCGCCCGCAACTTCGGCCTCGACGCGGAGCCCCCGCACGCCGAGCGGTACGCCCGGGCCGCCGAGTTCCTCGACGTGGCGCTGAAGCTCTGGGACAGCTGGGAGGACGACACGATCCTCGCGGACAAGGCGTCCGGGGTCTGGGGCGACGACGCGAAGATCCACCCGCCCCGGCACCGGGGGACGTACTTCAGCGTCGAGGGCGCCCTCAACGTCCCGCGCAGCCCGCAGGGTTACCCGCTGCTCGTGCAGGCCGGGTCCTCGCAGGACGGCAAGGAGTTCGCGGCGCGGTACGCGGAGGCGGTGTTCACCGCCCAGCAGACGCTCGCCGACGCGCAGGCCTTCTACGCCGGCCTCAAGGCGCGGACGGGCGCGGCCGGCCGCGATCCCGAGCACCTCAAGGTGCTGCCCGGGATCGTGCCGGTGATCGGGTCCACGGAGGCCGAGGCACGGGAGCACGAGCAGGTGCTGGAGGACCACATCGTGCACCGGCACGGAGTCGCCAACCTGGAGCGACTGCTGCAGCTTCCCCTCGGCACGCTGGAGCTGGACGCCGAGCTGCCGGCCGACCTGCCCTCGGAGGACGCCGTCGAGGGGGCCAAGAGCCGCTACACGCTCGTGGTCGAGCTGGCCCGCCGGGACCGGCTGACCGTACGGCAGCTCATCGGGCGGCTGGGCGGCGGCCGCGGGCATCTCACCTTCGCGGGGACGCCCGAGCAGATCGCCGACACGATCGAGACCTGGTTCACGCAGGGCGCCGCCGACGGCTTCAACATCATGCCCGCCGTGCTGCCCTCCGGTCTGGACGCCTTCGTCGACCACGTCGTCCCGATCCTGCGCGCCCGGGGTCTGCTCCGCACGGAATACGGCCCCCGCCGGACCCTGCGGGAGCGCTACGGCCTGCCGCGCCCCGCCAACCAGTACGTCAAGACACCCGCCCTGGTCTGA
- a CDS encoding ABC transporter ATP-binding protein: MAPHTEQLTRPAVRLRGLTRSFDGRTVLDGIDLDIPAGQFVALLGHSGSGKSTLLRAVAGLDHEVAGSGELTAPERVSVVFQDSRLLPWRRVLDNVLLGLDGKQAERHGREALAEVGLAGRERAWPNELSGGEAQRAALARSLVREPELLLADEPFGALDALTRIRMHSLLRELWERHRPSVLLVTHDVDEAIVLADRVLVLDHGRIGLDLTIDRPHPRSYRDPLLGEYRERLLAALGVTEDHQ, translated from the coding sequence ATGGCGCCGCACACTGAGCAACTGACCCGGCCGGCCGTACGGTTGCGGGGCCTGACCCGGTCCTTCGACGGACGGACCGTCCTCGACGGCATCGACCTGGACATCCCCGCCGGACAGTTCGTCGCCCTCCTCGGGCACAGCGGCTCCGGCAAGTCCACCCTGCTCAGGGCGGTCGCGGGCCTGGACCACGAGGTCGCAGGGAGCGGGGAGCTGACGGCGCCCGAGCGGGTGTCGGTCGTCTTCCAGGACTCACGGCTGCTGCCCTGGCGCCGGGTGCTGGACAACGTACTCCTCGGGCTCGACGGCAAGCAGGCCGAGCGGCACGGGCGGGAGGCGCTCGCCGAGGTCGGACTGGCCGGCCGGGAGCGGGCCTGGCCGAACGAGCTGTCCGGCGGCGAGGCACAGCGCGCCGCACTGGCCCGCTCCCTCGTGAGGGAGCCCGAACTCCTGCTGGCCGACGAGCCGTTCGGGGCGCTGGACGCGCTCACCCGGATCAGGATGCACAGCCTGCTGCGGGAGCTGTGGGAGCGTCACCGGCCCTCCGTGCTGCTCGTCACCCATGACGTGGACGAGGCGATCGTGCTCGCCGACCGGGTCCTCGTCCTCGACCACGGCCGGATCGGCCTCGACCTGACCATCGACCGCCCCCACCCCCGCTCGTACCGGGATCCGCTGCTCGGCGAGTACCGCGAGCGGCTGCTGGCCGCGCTGGGCGTCACGGAGGACCACCAGTGA
- a CDS encoding ABC transporter permease: protein MTTTTLGTAAPVAVAAEQPRRRRRSLAPGKRLPAARLAGPLLLLALWAAASAAGRLDPGAVPAPWTVLRTGVHLWTDGTLPTDVLTSLERAAYGFAIGLTAGVALALASGLSRTGEALIDGTVQLNRAIPVLGLIPLFILWLGIGETFKIAIIAIVVYIPIYLNTHAALSGIDHRFVELAEVQGLSRLRFVRQIVIPGALPGFFVGLRLGVTGSWLGLVVLEQINATSGLGYMMFQAQNYGQSDVILVGLLIYGVFGLVSDSAVRLIERRVLSWRRTLSN, encoded by the coding sequence ATGACCACCACCACCCTGGGCACGGCCGCCCCCGTCGCCGTGGCCGCCGAGCAGCCGCGCCGGCGACGCCGCAGCCTCGCCCCCGGCAAACGTCTCCCCGCCGCCCGGCTGGCCGGGCCCCTCCTCCTGCTCGCCCTGTGGGCGGCCGCCTCCGCCGCCGGCCGGCTCGACCCGGGGGCGGTCCCGGCGCCCTGGACGGTCCTGCGGACCGGTGTGCACCTGTGGACCGACGGGACCCTGCCCACCGATGTCCTCACCTCCCTCGAACGCGCCGCGTACGGCTTCGCGATCGGTCTGACCGCCGGAGTGGCGCTCGCGCTCGCGTCCGGGCTCAGCCGGACCGGGGAGGCGCTGATCGACGGGACGGTGCAGCTCAACCGGGCGATCCCGGTGCTCGGTCTGATCCCGCTGTTCATCCTGTGGCTGGGCATCGGCGAGACCTTCAAGATCGCGATCATCGCGATCGTCGTCTACATCCCGATCTATCTGAACACGCATGCCGCGCTGTCCGGCATCGACCACCGGTTCGTCGAACTCGCCGAGGTGCAGGGGCTGTCGAGGCTGCGGTTCGTGCGGCAGATCGTGATCCCCGGCGCGCTGCCCGGATTCTTCGTGGGACTCCGGCTCGGTGTCACCGGATCCTGGCTCGGGCTGGTGGTCCTGGAGCAGATCAACGCCACCAGCGGCCTCGGCTACATGATGTTCCAGGCCCAGAACTACGGCCAGTCGGACGTCATCCTCGTCGGTCTGCTGATCTACGGCGTCTTCGGCCTGGTCTCCGACAGCGCGGTCCGTCTCATCGAACGGAGGGTGCTGTCATGGCGCCGCACACTGAGCAACTGA
- a CDS encoding ABC transporter substrate-binding protein has product MPSTYDRRLFLASLLGAAAGVAGLSGCAESTAAATGKGASTAPLAAKVPSGTSLKIASYQNVQQLQFKLAKLPDLPFTVSSWVNIGAGPDVINAFRAKSLDLANNAGIPPIQAHYQGYDAKIVAINITRKPNYLFATKPGSDIHTVEDFKGKKLAFSQGQAQGVVLLRALKKAGLKYDEVTLVPLTSNQFLTALQSGQVDIAPLANSQAPAYLQQYGSKGARTVTTDVVDLLNLLWAPVSVLNDEAKAAAVAAYIPQWAKGQVWQYENPDVWNEEFYVKTQNLTLAQAKAISDLANKPLFPPSWDEAIAWEQETADLLAEGGFVKKFDVSSLFDHRFEGIAAKSVPAEYRS; this is encoded by the coding sequence ATGCCTTCGACCTATGACCGCCGGCTGTTCCTCGCCTCTCTGCTCGGCGCCGCCGCCGGTGTCGCCGGGCTCAGCGGTTGCGCCGAGAGCACCGCCGCCGCCACCGGCAAGGGCGCTTCCACGGCTCCGCTCGCCGCCAAGGTGCCCTCCGGCACCAGCCTGAAGATCGCCTCGTACCAGAACGTCCAGCAGCTGCAGTTCAAGCTGGCGAAACTGCCCGACCTGCCTTTCACGGTGTCGAGCTGGGTGAACATCGGGGCAGGTCCCGATGTCATCAACGCGTTCCGGGCGAAATCCCTGGACCTCGCGAACAACGCGGGCATCCCGCCGATCCAGGCGCATTACCAGGGTTACGACGCGAAGATCGTCGCGATCAACATCACCCGCAAGCCGAACTATCTCTTCGCCACCAAGCCCGGCAGTGACATCCACACCGTCGAGGACTTCAAGGGGAAGAAGCTGGCGTTCTCGCAGGGCCAGGCGCAGGGTGTCGTGCTGCTGCGGGCGTTGAAGAAGGCGGGTCTGAAGTACGACGAGGTGACGCTGGTCCCGCTGACGAGCAACCAGTTCCTGACGGCCCTGCAGTCGGGTCAGGTCGACATCGCCCCGCTCGCCAACAGCCAGGCGCCCGCCTACCTCCAGCAGTACGGCTCCAAGGGCGCCCGCACGGTCACCACCGACGTCGTCGACCTGCTGAACCTGCTGTGGGCGCCGGTGTCCGTGCTGAACGACGAGGCGAAGGCGGCCGCGGTCGCCGCGTACATCCCGCAGTGGGCCAAGGGCCAGGTGTGGCAGTACGAGAACCCGGACGTCTGGAACGAGGAGTTCTACGTCAAGACGCAGAACCTGACGCTCGCCCAGGCGAAGGCGATCTCCGACCTCGCGAACAAGCCGCTGTTCCCGCCGAGCTGGGACGAGGCGATCGCCTGGGAGCAGGAGACCGCCGATCTGCTCGCGGAGGGCGGCTTCGTGAAGAAGTTCGACGTCTCCTCCCTCTTCGACCACCGCTTCGAGGGCATCGCCGCGAAGTCCGTACCCGCCGAGTACCGGAGCTGA
- a CDS encoding ROK family transcriptional regulator gives MPRTAAPPAPRKSPVPRVADSDRRRTSASVILRSVLEHGPVARSTIARLTGLSPAAVTDHCTRLTALGLIRESAVPRRSNGVGRPHVPVDLDDSRFVVGGVHVAVPYTTVALLDLRGRVLARRELKHRGTEPHEVLARAAEGLAGLLDEAAGSRPLGVGVAVGGWVDRDSGTVVEHPLLGWREVPVREFLGARTGLPVHVDGHARALVDAERLFGRARGSRSVLHLFVGNVVDAAFATHDEVHHGPRSQAGAVAHLPLAGGAEPCVCGRTGCLQVELSERTLCRRAREAGVTDGVNPMDVLAAADAGNPVAVRLLRERARMTGRAAGLLLDVLNPERVVVTEVGVLFREDCLAALREEVGAERASCVAPTSFRDSVLAVAGGAVALDVLYRDPLTASPEPN, from the coding sequence ATGCCCCGCACCGCGGCTCCCCCCGCACCCCGTAAGTCCCCCGTCCCCCGTGTCGCCGACAGCGACCGGCGGCGCACCAGCGCCAGCGTGATCCTGCGGTCCGTGCTGGAGCACGGCCCCGTCGCGCGCTCCACCATCGCCCGGCTGACCGGGCTGTCCCCGGCCGCCGTCACCGACCACTGCACCCGGCTCACCGCGCTCGGTCTGATCCGGGAGTCGGCCGTGCCCCGGCGCAGCAACGGCGTCGGCCGCCCGCACGTCCCCGTCGACCTGGACGACTCGCGGTTCGTGGTCGGCGGGGTGCATGTGGCCGTGCCGTACACCACGGTCGCGCTGCTCGATCTGCGCGGACGGGTGCTGGCGCGCCGTGAGTTGAAGCACCGGGGCACCGAGCCGCACGAGGTGCTGGCGCGGGCCGCCGAGGGGCTGGCGGGGCTGCTGGACGAGGCGGCGGGCAGCCGGCCGCTGGGGGTCGGGGTCGCGGTCGGCGGCTGGGTGGACCGGGACTCGGGGACCGTCGTCGAGCATCCGCTGCTGGGCTGGCGCGAGGTGCCGGTGCGGGAGTTCCTGGGGGCGCGCACCGGGCTGCCGGTCCATGTGGACGGGCACGCGCGGGCGTTGGTCGACGCGGAGCGCCTGTTCGGGCGGGCGCGCGGCAGCCGCAGTGTGCTGCATCTGTTCGTGGGGAACGTGGTCGACGCGGCGTTCGCCACCCATGACGAGGTGCACCACGGCCCCCGTTCCCAGGCGGGGGCCGTGGCGCATCTGCCGCTGGCCGGCGGCGCCGAGCCGTGCGTCTGCGGCCGGACGGGCTGCCTCCAGGTCGAGCTGAGCGAGCGGACGCTGTGCCGACGGGCCCGTGAGGCGGGGGTCACGGACGGGGTGAACCCGATGGACGTGCTCGCCGCGGCGGACGCCGGGAACCCGGTGGCGGTGCGGCTGTTGCGGGAGCGGGCGCGGATGACGGGACGGGCGGCGGGGCTGCTGCTGGACGTCCTCAACCCGGAGCGGGTCGTCGTCACCGAGGTGGGTGTGCTGTTCCGCGAGGACTGCCTGGCCGCGCTGCGGGAGGAGGTGGGGGCGGAGCGCGCCTCGTGCGTCGCGCCCACCAGTTTCCGGGACTCCGTGCTGGCCGTGGCGGGCGGCGCGGTGGCCCTCGACGTCCTCTACCGGGATCCGCTCACCGCTTCACCCGAACCCAATTAA
- a CDS encoding biotin transporter BioY encodes MSTAAAGARPGEVLADLLPASRVRDVALVLGGAALTGLAAQISVPVPGSPVPVTGQTFAALLVGTSLGARRGVSALVLYAVAGLAGVPWFAGGASGISVSFGYILGMILASAAVGALARRGADRTVWRTAGAMLIGEAIVYAVGVPYLAYAADLPLSTAIAVGLTPFLIGDAVKALLAMGLLPTTWKFANR; translated from the coding sequence ATGAGCACCGCCGCCGCCGGCGCCCGCCCCGGAGAGGTCCTCGCCGACCTCCTGCCCGCGTCCCGTGTCCGTGACGTCGCGCTCGTGCTCGGCGGAGCCGCGCTCACCGGCCTCGCGGCCCAGATCTCGGTGCCCGTCCCCGGCTCCCCGGTGCCGGTGACCGGCCAGACCTTCGCCGCGCTCCTCGTCGGCACCTCCCTCGGCGCCCGCCGCGGTGTCTCCGCGCTCGTCCTGTACGCGGTGGCCGGCCTCGCCGGTGTGCCGTGGTTCGCGGGCGGCGCCTCCGGGATCTCCGTCTCCTTCGGCTACATCCTCGGCATGATCCTCGCCTCCGCCGCCGTCGGCGCCCTCGCCCGCCGGGGCGCGGACCGCACCGTGTGGCGCACCGCGGGCGCGATGCTGATCGGCGAGGCGATCGTCTACGCCGTCGGCGTCCCCTACCTCGCCTACGCGGCCGACCTCCCCCTCTCCACCGCGATCGCGGTCGGCCTCACCCCCTTCCTGATCGGTGACGCCGTCAAGGCGCTCCTGGCGATGGGCCTGCTGCCGACGACCTGGAAGTTCGCGAACCGCTGA